A window from Thiomonas sp. FB-Cd encodes these proteins:
- a CDS encoding alkene reductase, with amino-acid sequence MHKNLFSPLRMGALELPNRVVMAPLTRSRASQPGDVPNEMNARYYAQRAAAGLIVSEATQISRQGQGYAFTPGIYTDAQERGWHIVTDAVHAAGGRLALQLWHVGRISHHLLQEGGQPPVAPSALRSESGESFVVLPEGPKRVPCDMPRALETEELAGIVEDYAHAAQRALRSGFDMLELHSANGYLLQQFLATNTNQRTDAYGGSLENRARLVLEVMDAIIAVAGSQRVGVRISPHFTRHDIVDTETEAIHLYLAREFERRGVAYIHVAEPDWAGGPSLTTDFRKQLRQSYRGRLIVCGNYTADSAEARIGEGLADAVAFGRPFIANPDLVERLRRGAALNKPDATTFYGGGERGYTDYPTLAD; translated from the coding sequence ATGCACAAGAACCTGTTCAGCCCGCTCCGCATGGGCGCACTCGAACTGCCAAACCGCGTCGTCATGGCGCCACTCACGCGCTCGCGTGCCAGTCAACCCGGCGATGTGCCGAACGAAATGAACGCTCGCTATTACGCCCAGCGCGCCGCAGCTGGCCTGATCGTGAGCGAAGCCACGCAGATCAGTCGCCAGGGCCAAGGCTATGCATTCACGCCTGGCATCTACACCGATGCACAAGAGCGTGGCTGGCATATCGTGACCGACGCAGTGCATGCGGCTGGCGGACGCCTCGCGCTGCAACTGTGGCATGTCGGGCGCATCTCTCACCACCTCTTGCAGGAGGGTGGCCAGCCCCCGGTTGCACCGTCGGCCCTACGCAGCGAATCCGGCGAGTCCTTCGTTGTGCTGCCCGAAGGCCCCAAGCGCGTTCCTTGCGACATGCCGCGTGCGTTGGAAACCGAAGAACTCGCAGGCATCGTAGAGGACTATGCGCACGCCGCGCAGCGTGCCCTTCGCTCCGGCTTCGACATGCTGGAGCTCCACAGCGCCAACGGCTACTTGCTGCAGCAATTTCTCGCCACGAACACCAACCAACGCACCGATGCCTACGGTGGCAGCCTGGAGAATCGGGCCCGCCTCGTCCTGGAGGTCATGGACGCCATCATCGCCGTGGCCGGCAGCCAGCGCGTGGGCGTGCGCATCTCACCGCATTTCACCCGGCACGACATTGTCGATACCGAGACCGAGGCCATTCACCTTTATCTGGCGCGGGAGTTTGAACGCCGCGGTGTGGCCTATATCCACGTCGCCGAACCGGACTGGGCGGGCGGCCCGTCACTGACCACTGACTTCCGCAAGCAGTTGCGCCAGTCCTATCGGGGGCGTCTCATCGTCTGTGGCAACTACACGGCTGACAGCGCCGAGGCCCGCATCGGCGAGGGCTTGGCTGACGCTGTGGCATTCGGCCGCCCCTTCATCGCCAATCCGGATCTTGTGGAGCGCCTGCGCCGCGGCGCAGCCTTGAACAAACCGGACGCCACGACGTTTTATGGAGGCGGCGAGCGTGGATACACCGACTATCCAACTTTGGCCGATTAG
- a CDS encoding IS110 family transposase: MEKGTKIHVGLDVHKDSITVAAAEPGRDKACLVGKVAHDVPKLLKVLAKLGTVDGLHIVYEAGPTGYGLQRALAARGYACEVIAPSKTPRQSGQRVKTDARDSLELAEYSRAGALTPVWIPDPADEAIRDLSRAREDAVNNRTQVRQQLKGFLLRHDRRYGGKTSWCGAHDQWLARQSFDSAATQTAFTEYWQAVKAADERVARLTKALQASIAGWRFEPVVEALQALRGVAAVTAIGLVAEIGDLSRFEHPRKLMGYLGLVPSEHSSGERTSRGSITKTGNGHARRLLVEAAWHDQFKARVGKEIHARQQGLSEAIRMIAWKAQLRLTARYAALHKRGVQANKVCVAVARELAGFVWALGMHAQRERGIT, translated from the coding sequence ATGGAAAAGGGTACCAAGATTCATGTGGGTTTGGACGTCCACAAGGACAGCATCACGGTGGCTGCGGCCGAGCCCGGGCGAGACAAAGCTTGCTTGGTGGGCAAGGTCGCGCATGACGTTCCCAAGCTGTTGAAGGTGCTGGCCAAGCTGGGCACGGTCGATGGACTGCACATCGTCTACGAGGCCGGTCCGACGGGCTACGGGCTGCAGCGGGCATTGGCTGCGAGGGGCTATGCGTGCGAAGTCATTGCGCCGTCGAAGACGCCTCGGCAGTCGGGTCAGCGGGTCAAGACCGACGCCCGCGACAGCCTGGAGCTGGCCGAGTACTCGCGTGCCGGGGCGCTGACACCCGTGTGGATTCCCGATCCGGCAGACGAGGCGATCCGCGATCTGTCACGGGCGCGCGAGGACGCCGTCAACAACCGCACGCAGGTGCGTCAACAGCTTAAGGGCTTCCTGCTGCGTCACGACCGGCGTTATGGCGGGAAGACCTCCTGGTGCGGTGCGCACGATCAGTGGCTGGCCAGGCAGAGCTTCGACTCGGCTGCCACGCAGACGGCCTTCACCGAGTACTGGCAAGCGGTGAAAGCGGCCGACGAACGCGTGGCGCGGCTGACGAAGGCGCTGCAGGCGTCGATCGCAGGTTGGCGCTTCGAGCCGGTGGTTGAAGCCTTGCAGGCGTTGCGTGGGGTGGCTGCGGTCACCGCGATCGGCTTGGTTGCGGAGATCGGTGACCTCAGTCGCTTCGAGCACCCGCGCAAGCTCATGGGTTACCTGGGCCTGGTGCCCTCGGAGCACTCCAGCGGTGAACGCACGAGCCGAGGCAGTATCACCAAGACGGGCAACGGCCATGCGCGCAGGCTTTTGGTCGAGGCGGCTTGGCACGACCAATTCAAGGCCAGAGTCGGCAAAGAGATCCATGCACGCCAGCAGGGGCTTTCCGAGGCAATCCGCATGATCGCCTGGAAGGCACAGCTACGACTGACCGCCCGCTACGCCGCCCTGCACAAGCGCGGCGTTCAGGCCAACAAGGTCTGCGTGGCCGTGGCCCGCGAACTGGCGGGTTTCGTCTGGGCGCTCGGCATGCACGCACAACGCGAAAGGGGGATCACCTGA
- a CDS encoding argininosuccinate synthase → MSAIKKVVLAYSGGLDTSVILKWLQDQYQCEVVTFTADIGQGEEVEPARAKALKMGIKPENIYIEDLREEFVRDFVFPMFRANALYEGEYLLGTSIARPLIGKRLIEIARKTRADAISHGATGKGNDQVRFELTAYALMPGVKVIAPWREWDLLSREKLLAYADKHGIPVDFKKRKGGGAPYSMDANLLHISYEGGVLEDPNYAPDDKMWRLTVSPEKAPNKPQIVELTYAAGDIVAIDGKPLSPAQVLTTLNGIGGRHGIGRLDKVENRYVGMKSRGCYETPGGTIMLAGHRAIESITLDREVQALKDDLMPRYARMIYNGYWFAPERVLLQGLIDASQATVNGKVRLKLYKGTIMCVGRESATDSLFDPQISTFDDDRGAYNQADAAGFIKLNALRLRIAANAKAKRAAKSRGSAKPAVKSAGNSTSSKKASSTTKSGLGKRAKAVSEPH, encoded by the coding sequence ATGTCAGCCATCAAAAAAGTAGTTCTCGCCTACTCGGGCGGGCTGGACACCTCAGTCATTCTCAAATGGCTTCAGGACCAATACCAATGCGAGGTCGTCACCTTCACGGCCGACATCGGCCAAGGTGAGGAAGTGGAGCCGGCGCGCGCCAAGGCCCTGAAAATGGGTATCAAGCCCGAGAACATCTACATCGAGGACCTGCGCGAGGAGTTTGTGCGCGACTTCGTGTTCCCGATGTTCCGTGCGAATGCGCTGTACGAGGGCGAATACCTGCTTGGCACGTCAATCGCACGCCCGCTGATCGGCAAGCGCTTGATTGAAATCGCGCGTAAGACGCGAGCCGATGCCATCTCGCACGGTGCCACGGGCAAGGGCAATGATCAGGTGCGCTTCGAGCTCACCGCCTACGCGCTCATGCCGGGTGTGAAGGTCATCGCTCCTTGGCGAGAATGGGATCTACTGTCTCGCGAGAAGCTGCTGGCTTACGCTGACAAGCATGGCATCCCCGTGGACTTCAAAAAGCGCAAAGGCGGCGGTGCGCCCTACTCGATGGACGCCAACTTGCTGCACATCAGCTACGAAGGCGGCGTACTGGAAGATCCGAACTACGCGCCTGACGACAAGATGTGGCGCCTCACCGTGTCGCCCGAGAAGGCGCCCAACAAGCCGCAGATTGTTGAATTGACCTATGCAGCTGGCGATATCGTCGCCATCGACGGCAAGCCACTATCGCCAGCGCAAGTTCTCACGACGCTCAATGGCATCGGCGGGCGCCACGGAATCGGGCGACTGGACAAGGTGGAAAATCGCTATGTCGGCATGAAAAGCCGCGGTTGCTACGAAACTCCGGGCGGTACCATCATGCTGGCCGGGCATCGTGCCATCGAGAGCATCACCCTGGACCGCGAGGTGCAGGCGCTTAAGGATGACCTCATGCCGCGTTATGCCCGCATGATCTACAACGGCTACTGGTTTGCACCCGAGCGCGTACTGCTACAAGGGCTGATCGACGCCTCGCAGGCGACGGTGAACGGCAAGGTGCGGTTAAAGCTCTACAAGGGCACAATCATGTGCGTGGGGCGCGAATCGGCAACTGACAGCCTGTTTGACCCTCAGATCTCGACCTTTGACGATGACCGCGGCGCTTACAACCAGGCCGATGCAGCAGGGTTCATCAAACTCAACGCGCTTCGACTGCGCATCGCGGCCAACGCCAAGGCCAAGCGCGCGGCCAAGTCTCGAGGCAGCGCGAAGCCAGCAGTCAAATCAGCTGGCAACTCCACCAGCAGCAAGAAGGCATCTTCCACCACCAAATCCGGTCTGGGCAAGCGCGCCAAGGCCGTCTCCGAGCCCCATTGA
- a CDS encoding pyrimidine/purine nucleoside phosphorylase has protein sequence MTNATILQAQVTPRANVYFDGRCVSHNLQLADGTRKSVGVILPASTLTFTTQAPEIMECVGGSCQWRLQGSAAWQTSAEGQRFAVPANTAFEIQVGAEPYHYICHFG, from the coding sequence ATGACGAACGCAACGATCCTGCAAGCGCAAGTCACACCGCGGGCCAACGTTTATTTTGACGGCCGCTGTGTCAGCCACAACCTCCAACTCGCCGACGGCACGCGCAAGAGCGTGGGCGTCATTCTGCCTGCAAGCACGCTCACCTTCACGACGCAGGCGCCCGAGATCATGGAATGTGTGGGTGGTTCATGTCAGTGGCGGCTCCAGGGCAGCGCTGCCTGGCAAACGAGTGCTGAAGGCCAACGATTCGCGGTGCCAGCGAACACGGCATTCGAGATTCAGGTGGGCGCAGAGCCTTATCACTACATCTGCCATTTCGGCTGA
- a CDS encoding NAD(P)/FAD-dependent oxidoreductase — protein sequence MAHIVILGAGIGGMPAAYEARDLLGKEHKITVINTVDYFQFVPSNPWVAVGWRTREEVVFPIRPYVERKGIEFIAQAATDIDAANNTITLQNGDKVNYDFLVITTGPKLAFDEVEGAGPHGGFTQSICTIDHAEKCYEDFQKLCENPGPVIIGAMPGASCFGPAYEYTMILDAALRKKRLRSKVPITFVTAEPYIGHLGLDGVGDSKGVMEHEFRDHDIRWVTNAKTTKVEDGKMYVDELDMHGNVLKKHELPFKHAMMLPAFKGVDAVAKVEGLCNPRGFVTVDAFQRNQKYNNIYSAGVCIAIPPVGPTPVACGVPKTGYMIESMITAIVHNIQEELAGQKPTHKGTWQAICLADFGTTGAAFVAIPQIPPRDVNWFGSGKWVHLAKIAFEKYFIRKMKKGNSEPIYEKYVMKLVGFKRLQDKVMHPHHHS from the coding sequence ATGGCACATATCGTCATTTTGGGCGCAGGCATCGGTGGCATGCCTGCCGCTTACGAGGCGCGGGATCTACTCGGCAAGGAACACAAGATTACGGTGATCAACACCGTGGACTATTTTCAGTTCGTGCCGTCGAACCCGTGGGTGGCCGTGGGCTGGCGCACACGCGAGGAGGTGGTTTTTCCGATTCGCCCCTATGTCGAGCGAAAGGGCATCGAGTTCATCGCGCAGGCAGCCACGGACATTGATGCCGCCAACAACACCATCACGCTGCAAAATGGCGACAAGGTCAACTATGACTTCCTCGTCATCACCACGGGCCCCAAGCTTGCGTTCGACGAGGTCGAAGGGGCGGGGCCGCATGGCGGATTTACGCAGTCCATCTGCACCATCGATCATGCGGAGAAGTGCTACGAAGACTTTCAGAAGCTGTGCGAAAACCCCGGCCCGGTCATCATCGGCGCCATGCCGGGAGCGAGTTGCTTCGGCCCCGCATACGAGTACACGATGATTCTCGATGCTGCGCTACGCAAGAAAAGGCTGCGCAGCAAGGTGCCGATTACATTCGTGACGGCGGAGCCTTACATTGGACACTTGGGCCTGGATGGCGTCGGCGACTCCAAGGGGGTCATGGAGCACGAATTTCGTGATCATGACATCCGTTGGGTCACGAACGCGAAGACAACCAAGGTGGAAGATGGCAAGATGTATGTCGACGAACTCGACATGCACGGCAACGTGCTGAAGAAGCATGAACTGCCCTTCAAGCATGCGATGATGCTGCCAGCTTTCAAAGGCGTCGATGCAGTCGCCAAGGTTGAGGGCCTGTGCAACCCGCGTGGTTTTGTAACCGTTGATGCGTTCCAGCGCAATCAGAAATACAACAACATCTATTCAGCCGGTGTGTGCATCGCCATTCCGCCGGTCGGGCCGACCCCCGTGGCTTGCGGCGTGCCCAAGACCGGCTACATGATCGAGTCCATGATCACGGCCATTGTGCACAACATCCAGGAGGAACTCGCAGGCCAGAAGCCCACGCACAAAGGGACCTGGCAGGCGATTTGCCTAGCCGATTTCGGAACGACGGGAGCCGCATTCGTCGCCATTCCGCAAATCCCCCCGCGTGATGTGAACTGGTTCGGCTCCGGCAAGTGGGTGCATCTGGCGAAGATTGCATTCGAGAAATATTTCATTCGCAAGATGAAGAAGGGCAATTCGGAGCCCATCTACGAAAAGTACGTCATGAAGCTCGTCGGTTTCAAGCGTCTTCAGGATAAGGTGATGCACCCCCATCACCACAGTTGA
- a CDS encoding YeeE/YedE thiosulfate transporter family protein has protein sequence MRIPRPLWNPYVAGVILGLGLLATFIVTGNGYGVTGATTLITASAAGHLAPSLVAPHTYFHGLFDAGLNRWIVWEVLGLSIGALLGSVLAGRFKFQIDGPTQAGRTLRLVLALIGGTAAGFGARLALGCTSGMGLSGSATLAAAGFLFLIGFFIAGAVFGQLTKGLWK, from the coding sequence ATGCGAATCCCACGACCCCTTTGGAATCCTTACGTCGCGGGAGTCATCCTCGGCTTGGGATTGCTCGCCACATTCATCGTGACCGGCAACGGCTATGGCGTTACCGGCGCAACGACCCTGATCACGGCGTCGGCAGCCGGTCATCTTGCCCCGAGTCTCGTCGCCCCCCACACCTATTTTCACGGCCTGTTCGATGCTGGCCTGAACCGCTGGATCGTGTGGGAAGTCCTCGGGTTGTCCATTGGTGCGCTGCTTGGCAGCGTACTTGCCGGACGATTCAAGTTTCAGATCGACGGCCCCACTCAGGCGGGACGGACCTTGCGCCTGGTTCTCGCGCTGATCGGCGGGACCGCCGCGGGTTTTGGTGCTCGCCTCGCCCTGGGTTGCACCAGCGGCATGGGCCTATCCGGTTCCGCCACACTGGCAGCCGCCGGGTTTTTGTTCCTGATTGGCTTCTTCATCGCCGGAGCCGTGTTCGGTCAATTGACGAAAGGACTTTGGAAATGA
- a CDS encoding YeeE/YedE thiosulfate transporter family protein, protein MSLPLGFTGPLSGIILGIIFGYVLENAGFGSGCKLTAQLRFQDWAVFKVMFTSIVVASGGLYLLQGLGFVNVVNDMFVPSVFIWGSTFGGVLIGVGMAVGGYCPGTSMVALFSGKLDGLVFLLGLGLGTLVFNAFSGSIESWAWKQVGPDSLTLPQLLHMPVWAVWGLLLAVLVVVGYLTRNKMQNRSASAARSPSNMATAQQS, encoded by the coding sequence ATGAGCCTCCCCCTCGGCTTTACGGGCCCACTTTCGGGCATCATTCTCGGCATCATTTTCGGCTACGTGCTGGAAAACGCCGGATTTGGCAGCGGCTGCAAGCTGACGGCCCAACTTCGCTTCCAGGACTGGGCCGTGTTCAAGGTCATGTTCACCTCCATCGTGGTCGCATCCGGCGGTCTTTACCTCTTGCAAGGCTTGGGCTTCGTCAATGTCGTCAACGACATGTTTGTCCCCTCCGTGTTCATCTGGGGTAGTACGTTTGGCGGCGTCTTGATCGGTGTGGGTATGGCGGTCGGCGGCTATTGCCCGGGCACCTCAATGGTCGCCCTGTTCTCCGGCAAGCTTGATGGGCTGGTCTTCCTGCTTGGACTCGGATTGGGCACGCTCGTCTTCAACGCCTTCTCCGGCTCGATTGAATCCTGGGCCTGGAAGCAAGTCGGTCCCGATTCCCTGACGCTTCCGCAACTCCTGCACATGCCGGTGTGGGCCGTGTGGGGCCTCCTGTTGGCTGTGTTGGTGGTGGTTGGCTATCTCACCCGCAACAAGATGCAGAACCGATCGGCTTCGGCGGCGCGTTCCCCGTCGAATATGGCAACGGCTCAACAGTCTTAA
- a CDS encoding sulfurtransferase, whose amino-acid sequence MKLVKWIGVGILGAAAQIASAAGTLPGPLVTPQWLHEHLNEVTIVDIRDDMKTFSAEPKFEVDKKTGKKDLVETGGHIAGAISVDFNKIREERTVDGVKIKAQLPTAEYFTKVMDDFGLNKTDKPLVIVPTGESVDSMDMATRLYFQLRYFGEPRDKVAILNGGVNAWLQAGFPVSTDKVTATKGNWTAGPEDKAILASMQQVKEGLQKGSEQFVDARPTAQFLGIVKKPINKTAGHLPGARSFPTDAIVKPVGAAHEFMTAEDYKKIYAEFNIQPNVPTVTYCNTGHLASGAWFVTHEILGNKNSKLYAGSMIEWTNLGNPTIGLQQ is encoded by the coding sequence ATGAAACTAGTGAAATGGATCGGTGTTGGCATTCTGGGAGCGGCTGCCCAGATTGCCTCGGCTGCAGGCACCCTGCCGGGGCCGCTGGTCACCCCGCAGTGGCTGCATGAGCACCTGAACGAGGTCACCATCGTCGATATTCGCGACGACATGAAGACCTTCAGTGCAGAGCCCAAATTCGAAGTCGACAAGAAGACGGGCAAGAAAGATCTGGTGGAGACCGGCGGACATATCGCAGGCGCAATCTCCGTGGACTTCAACAAGATTCGGGAAGAGCGCACCGTCGACGGCGTGAAGATCAAGGCCCAGCTTCCGACGGCCGAGTACTTCACGAAAGTGATGGATGACTTCGGCCTGAACAAGACCGACAAGCCCCTCGTCATCGTTCCCACGGGTGAAAGCGTGGACTCGATGGATATGGCTACCCGCCTGTATTTCCAACTGCGCTACTTCGGTGAACCGCGCGACAAGGTCGCGATCCTCAATGGCGGCGTTAACGCTTGGCTGCAGGCTGGCTTCCCGGTGAGCACGGATAAAGTCACCGCGACCAAAGGCAACTGGACCGCTGGTCCTGAGGACAAGGCAATCCTGGCCTCGATGCAGCAAGTCAAAGAGGGTCTGCAGAAGGGCTCAGAGCAGTTCGTCGACGCACGTCCCACGGCCCAATTTCTCGGTATTGTGAAGAAGCCGATCAACAAGACCGCAGGGCATCTTCCCGGCGCCCGCTCATTTCCGACGGATGCCATCGTCAAGCCCGTGGGCGCTGCTCACGAGTTCATGACGGCTGAAGACTACAAGAAGATCTACGCCGAGTTCAACATCCAGCCCAACGTGCCGACGGTGACCTACTGCAATACGGGCCACTTGGCTTCAGGCGCTTGGTTCGTGACCCACGAAATCCTGGGCAACAAGAACTCCAAGCTCTACGCCGGCTCCATGATCGAGTGGACCAATCTGGGTAACCCCACCATCGGTCTGCAACAGTAA
- the murB gene encoding UDP-N-acetylmuramate dehydrogenase, whose product MDLQLETHVPLVAMNTFGVAAHAERLVRVHSARDVRLVVDHPQWGALPKLVLGGGSNILITHDPKQLVVKVEIGGMRVLRDDVDAAIIEAGAGVQWHELVRWSLDIGLPGLENLALIPGTVGAAPVQNIGAYGMELADRFDSLDAVDLTTGRMVTLDARACRFGYRDSLFKRELAGKSLITQVRLRLPKPWQPVLGYADLSRHFGKLGHPEPDARQIFDAVCAIRRAKLPDPALLGNAGSFFKNPVVNRTIRNEILQDFPEIVSYPLDDGTFKLAAAWMIDASGWKGKSMGRAAVDARHALVLVNKGGASGEEIKALACAVQRAVAQKFGITLEFEPVVI is encoded by the coding sequence ATGGACCTGCAACTTGAAACCCATGTGCCCTTGGTCGCCATGAATACGTTTGGCGTGGCGGCGCATGCGGAGCGTTTGGTGCGCGTGCATAGCGCACGCGATGTGCGCCTCGTGGTGGACCACCCGCAATGGGGGGCGCTGCCGAAACTCGTGCTGGGCGGCGGTAGCAATATTCTGATTACCCACGATCCAAAGCAACTGGTCGTGAAGGTGGAGATTGGCGGCATGCGCGTGCTGCGCGACGATGTCGACGCGGCCATCATCGAAGCCGGAGCGGGGGTCCAGTGGCATGAGCTCGTGCGCTGGAGCCTGGATATCGGCTTGCCGGGCCTGGAGAATCTGGCCCTCATTCCCGGCACGGTCGGTGCCGCACCGGTGCAAAACATCGGGGCCTACGGGATGGAGCTGGCCGACCGTTTCGACTCACTCGACGCGGTCGACCTGACCACTGGGCGCATGGTTACGCTGGATGCGCGGGCTTGTCGCTTCGGCTACCGGGACAGTCTGTTCAAGCGCGAGCTGGCGGGCAAATCCCTCATCACCCAGGTGCGCCTGCGCCTTCCCAAGCCGTGGCAACCCGTATTGGGGTATGCCGACCTGTCGCGGCATTTTGGCAAACTTGGTCATCCCGAACCCGACGCACGGCAAATTTTCGACGCGGTGTGCGCCATTCGTCGTGCCAAGTTGCCGGATCCGGCCTTGTTGGGCAATGCCGGAAGTTTTTTCAAGAATCCGGTGGTGAATCGCACGATCCGCAACGAGATTCTGCAGGATTTTCCCGAGATTGTGAGCTACCCGTTGGATGATGGCACCTTCAAGCTGGCCGCTGCGTGGATGATCGACGCCAGCGGCTGGAAGGGCAAGAGCATGGGGCGCGCCGCTGTGGATGCGCGCCACGCCTTGGTGTTGGTTAACAAAGGCGGCGCTAGCGGTGAGGAGATCAAGGCCCTTGCATGCGCCGTACAGCGTGCCGTTGCCCAAAAGTTCGGCATCACGCTCGAATTTGAGCCCGTGGTGATCTGA
- a CDS encoding YajQ family cyclic di-GMP-binding protein: MPSFDAVLEPNLIEIRNAVDQTGKETATRFDFKGSSAKVELADKTITAWADTEFQLGQVRDILLGKMAKRHVDVRFLDMGKTEKIGGDKVKQSITVKSGIPQELAKRITTAVKDSKLKLQSSIQGEVVRISGGKRDDLQAAIAMLGKAITDAPLSFSNFRD, encoded by the coding sequence ATGCCTTCCTTTGATGCCGTCCTCGAACCCAATCTGATCGAAATCCGCAACGCCGTGGATCAGACCGGCAAGGAAACCGCCACCCGTTTTGACTTCAAAGGCAGCTCGGCAAAGGTGGAGCTCGCGGACAAGACGATTACCGCCTGGGCCGACACCGAGTTTCAGCTTGGACAGGTGCGTGACATCTTGCTGGGCAAGATGGCCAAGCGCCATGTCGACGTCCGTTTTCTCGATATGGGCAAGACCGAGAAAATTGGCGGCGACAAGGTCAAGCAGTCAATAACCGTCAAGTCCGGCATCCCGCAGGAGCTTGCCAAACGCATCACCACGGCCGTCAAGGATTCCAAGCTCAAACTGCAATCGTCGATTCAAGGCGAAGTGGTGCGCATTTCCGGTGGCAAGCGCGATGATCTGCAAGCGGCCATTGCCATGTTAGGCAAGGCCATCACCGACGCTCCGTTGTCGTTCAGCAATTTTCGCGACTGA
- the plsY gene encoding glycerol-3-phosphate 1-O-acyltransferase PlsY, producing the protein MTILTALLAALASYLLGSIAFAVVVSRGMGLPDPRSFGSGNPGATNVLRTGSKPAAALTLALDALKGWLPVWLAYQGQHVGFLDHAAVPLVAIAVFLGHLYPIFFQFKGGKGVATAAGVLMAVNPWLGLATMATWLIVAMFSRYSSVAALAAALFAPFYDWFGSGLVWQADPAMLVAVTVIAALVVWRHRQNIRNLLDGKERRIGAKRP; encoded by the coding sequence ATGACGATCCTCACAGCCCTACTTGCCGCGTTGGCCTCCTATCTCCTTGGTTCCATCGCCTTCGCCGTGGTTGTGAGTCGAGGCATGGGATTGCCGGATCCACGCAGTTTTGGCTCGGGCAATCCGGGTGCGACGAACGTGCTGCGTACAGGGAGCAAACCGGCTGCAGCGCTGACCTTGGCACTGGATGCGTTGAAGGGCTGGCTGCCTGTATGGCTGGCCTATCAGGGCCAGCACGTTGGCTTTCTCGACCATGCCGCCGTACCGCTCGTGGCCATCGCAGTCTTTCTTGGACACCTTTATCCCATTTTCTTCCAGTTCAAGGGTGGCAAAGGTGTGGCCACGGCTGCTGGCGTCCTCATGGCCGTCAACCCGTGGCTTGGGTTGGCCACAATGGCGACTTGGCTGATCGTCGCGATGTTCAGTCGGTATTCGTCGGTCGCTGCGCTAGCGGCAGCGCTGTTTGCGCCGTTTTACGATTGGTTCGGAAGCGGTCTGGTGTGGCAAGCCGACCCAGCCATGCTGGTGGCCGTGACCGTCATTGCGGCCTTGGTCGTATGGCGACACCGTCAGAACATTCGCAATCTTTTGGACGGCAAGGAGCGCCGCATTGGCGCGAAGCGCCCATAA
- a CDS encoding aminoacyl-tRNA deacylase: MSTNRRPTETPATNWLRTKKVAFTLHPYEYVDHGGAAWGAECLGLDLHAVIKTLVMQNEQAKPLVVLMHGDCQVSTKNLARAIGAKSVQPCTPEVAQRHSGYQVGGTSPFALRKPMDIYVQASVLSLARIYINGGRRGLLLGIQPSVLRDLLQAQSVECALPLT, from the coding sequence ATGAGCACAAACCGGCGCCCCACTGAGACCCCCGCCACGAATTGGCTGCGCACAAAGAAGGTTGCATTCACCTTGCATCCGTACGAGTATGTGGATCACGGCGGCGCAGCTTGGGGGGCCGAATGCCTGGGGCTGGACTTGCACGCTGTCATCAAGACTCTTGTCATGCAAAACGAGCAGGCCAAGCCTTTGGTGGTGCTGATGCACGGGGACTGCCAAGTTTCGACAAAGAACCTGGCCCGGGCGATCGGTGCAAAGAGTGTTCAGCCCTGCACTCCAGAAGTGGCGCAGCGGCATAGCGGATATCAAGTCGGTGGCACGTCCCCCTTTGCGTTGCGCAAACCCATGGACATTTACGTGCAGGCCAGCGTGTTGTCATTGGCGCGCATTTACATCAATGGCGGGCGCCGCGGGCTGCTTCTGGGCATCCAGCCTTCAGTGCTGCGTGACTTGCTGCAGGCCCAATCCGTGGAGTGTGCTCTGCCGCTGACTTGA